One genomic region from Arthrobacter sp. FB24 encodes:
- a CDS encoding ArsR/SmtB family transcription factor: MNRPEQDPDADVAAKGRALSSPLRLRILRMCLHQSRTNKEIAELLGLNPASSLHHVRTLVRTGFLVPEERRKGKKGAVEVPYTASRTSWRTPVDNVAPILIETFLQETRDLPSEDIEVWRLGVKFNAARREEMLGKLRAVMEEYVRLPADDDGEATSLMIAHHRDPTAG, encoded by the coding sequence ATGAACCGGCCGGAGCAGGACCCTGATGCGGACGTTGCCGCCAAGGGCCGTGCCCTCAGCTCGCCGCTGCGGCTTCGGATCCTGCGGATGTGCCTGCACCAGTCCCGGACCAACAAGGAGATCGCCGAACTCCTCGGCCTCAACCCGGCGTCAAGCCTGCACCACGTCCGGACTCTCGTGCGGACCGGGTTCCTGGTACCTGAGGAGCGCCGGAAAGGCAAGAAGGGCGCCGTCGAGGTTCCCTACACGGCAAGCCGCACGTCCTGGCGTACGCCCGTCGACAACGTGGCTCCTATCCTGATCGAGACGTTCCTGCAGGAGACCAGGGATCTTCCGTCGGAAGACATCGAGGTGTGGCGCCTCGGGGTGAAATTCAACGCCGCCCGCCGGGAGGAAATGCTCGGCAAGCTGAGAGCGGTCATGGAAGAGTACGTCCGGCTCCCGGCCGACGACGACGGCGAGGCCACCTCGCTGATGATCGCCCACCACCGGGACCCCACAGCCGGTTGA
- the typA gene encoding translational GTPase TypA: protein MSETTTNTAVATASRSDLRNVAIVAHVDHGKTTLVDAMLKQTNSFAEHNHLEDRVMDSGDLEREKGITILAKNTTVAYNGPSSKGETITINVIDTPGHADFGGEVERGLSMVDGVVLLVDASEGPLPQTRFVLRKALAAHLPVILLVNKTDRPDARIEEVVHESMDLLLGLASDLADEVPDLDLDKILEVPVVYAAAKVGRASLEQPADGTAPENEDLEPLFKTIIEHIPAPTYNPNGVLQAHVTNLDASPFLGRLALLRIYNGTLRKGQTVAWARANGELKNVKITELLATKALDRVPTESAGPGEIVAVAGIEEITIGETLTDAENPQPLPLITVDDPAISMTIGINTSPLAGKVKGAKVTARQVKDRLDKELIGNVSIKVLPTERPDAWEVQGRGELALAILVEQMRREGFELTVGKPQVVTKTIDGKIHEPMEHMTIDVPEEYLGAVTQLMAARKGRMTNMANHGTGWCRMEFIVPARGLIGFRTKFLTDTRGAGIAASISEGYEPWAGPIEYRTNGSMIADRAGVVTPFAMINLQERGSFFVKPTSEVYEGMIVGENSRADDMDVNITKEKKLTNMRAASSDTFENLTPPRDLTLEESLEFAREDECVEVTPESIRIRKVILDTNERAKANRARAKV from the coding sequence ATGTCTGAAACCACCACCAACACCGCGGTAGCCACTGCATCGCGCAGTGACCTGCGCAACGTCGCGATCGTGGCCCACGTTGACCACGGCAAGACCACCCTGGTCGACGCCATGCTCAAGCAGACCAACTCCTTTGCCGAGCACAACCACCTGGAAGACCGCGTCATGGACTCCGGTGACCTGGAGCGCGAAAAGGGCATCACCATCCTGGCCAAGAACACCACAGTGGCCTACAACGGACCGTCCTCCAAGGGCGAGACCATCACAATCAACGTGATCGACACCCCCGGCCACGCCGACTTCGGCGGCGAGGTGGAGCGCGGCCTGTCCATGGTTGATGGCGTTGTGCTCCTCGTCGACGCTTCTGAGGGCCCCCTGCCCCAGACCCGGTTCGTGCTCCGCAAGGCCCTCGCCGCGCACCTGCCGGTGATCCTGCTGGTCAACAAGACCGACCGCCCCGATGCGCGGATCGAAGAAGTTGTCCACGAGTCCATGGACCTGCTCCTGGGCCTGGCGTCCGACCTTGCCGACGAAGTCCCTGACCTGGACCTGGACAAGATCCTCGAAGTCCCGGTCGTCTACGCCGCCGCCAAGGTTGGCCGCGCCTCCCTCGAGCAGCCGGCCGACGGCACGGCTCCGGAGAACGAGGACCTTGAGCCGCTGTTCAAGACCATCATCGAACACATCCCGGCGCCGACGTACAACCCGAACGGTGTCCTGCAGGCGCACGTCACCAACCTGGACGCCTCCCCGTTCCTCGGCCGCCTGGCTCTGCTCCGCATCTACAACGGCACGCTGCGCAAGGGCCAGACCGTGGCCTGGGCACGCGCCAACGGTGAGCTGAAGAACGTCAAGATCACCGAACTGCTGGCCACCAAGGCCCTGGACCGCGTTCCGACCGAGTCCGCAGGCCCGGGTGAGATCGTCGCCGTCGCCGGCATCGAGGAAATCACCATCGGTGAGACCCTGACCGACGCCGAGAACCCGCAGCCGCTGCCCCTGATCACCGTGGACGATCCCGCGATCTCCATGACCATCGGTATCAACACCTCGCCGCTGGCCGGCAAGGTCAAGGGCGCCAAGGTCACGGCCCGCCAGGTGAAGGACCGCCTGGACAAGGAACTGATCGGTAACGTCTCCATCAAGGTTCTCCCCACCGAGCGTCCCGACGCTTGGGAAGTCCAGGGCCGTGGCGAGCTCGCGCTCGCCATCCTCGTTGAGCAGATGCGACGCGAAGGCTTCGAGCTGACGGTCGGTAAGCCGCAGGTGGTCACCAAGACCATCGACGGCAAGATCCACGAGCCGATGGAGCACATGACCATCGACGTGCCGGAAGAGTACCTCGGCGCCGTCACGCAGCTCATGGCAGCCCGCAAGGGCCGCATGACCAACATGGCCAACCACGGCACCGGCTGGTGCCGCATGGAGTTCATCGTTCCGGCCCGTGGCCTGATCGGTTTCCGCACCAAGTTCCTCACGGACACCCGTGGCGCCGGCATCGCGGCCTCCATCTCCGAGGGCTACGAGCCCTGGGCCGGTCCGATCGAGTACCGTACCAACGGTTCGATGATCGCCGATCGCGCCGGTGTGGTAACGCCATTCGCCATGATCAACCTGCAGGAACGCGGCTCCTTCTTCGTGAAGCCCACCTCAGAGGTCTACGAGGGCATGATCGTCGGCGAGAACTCCCGCGCGGACGACATGGACGTCAACATCACTAAGGAAAAGAAGCTCACCAACATGCGTGCAGCCTCCTCCGACACCTTCGAGAACCTGACGCCGCCGCGCGACCTGACCCTCGAAGAGTCCCTCGAATTCGCCCGCGAGGACGAGTGCGTTGAGGTCACCCCGGAGTCCATCCGTATCCGCAAGGTCATCCTGGACACCAACGAACGTGCCAAGGCCAACCGCGCCCGCGCCAAGGTCTGA
- a CDS encoding SGNH/GDSL hydrolase family protein: protein MRIASALPRFIAPMIAVGVLVSGCGQASQVPDTAAESKGPAASAAAQPSTGAVPLKSASVPRKSAAAPVAAAPGEPVAAGSASKAQLTPELDPATMAPGSVYKNPANGRNEVIVANIRRTAVLIGDSQSEPESGWPRQGLAAMGYNVFFCGRGGTGYVASNGKTGNYIDALQRGDWQLPYGSPALVVIEGGGNDAARGATDAQIVANAERLIASLKQRYPGSKFAMIGTLARGVTYGGGRRSQVDTLLSTVAAKHTIPFISVGDWLTRYNLAKELADGVHMNSVGHKALGTILAARLKELGLEAPAQPATSALPVG, encoded by the coding sequence ATGCGAATTGCCTCAGCATTGCCCCGCTTCATCGCACCTATGATCGCGGTCGGCGTTCTGGTATCCGGCTGCGGCCAGGCATCACAGGTACCGGACACCGCCGCGGAATCGAAAGGTCCCGCTGCCAGCGCCGCGGCACAGCCGTCAACCGGAGCCGTTCCGCTTAAGTCTGCCTCCGTTCCCCGGAAGTCAGCCGCCGCACCGGTGGCTGCTGCGCCGGGTGAACCCGTGGCAGCTGGTTCAGCATCGAAGGCACAGCTCACCCCGGAACTTGACCCGGCTACCATGGCCCCCGGGTCCGTCTACAAGAACCCTGCGAACGGCCGCAATGAAGTCATCGTGGCCAACATCAGGCGGACCGCCGTCCTGATCGGGGATTCCCAGTCCGAGCCGGAATCCGGCTGGCCGCGCCAGGGCCTGGCCGCCATGGGCTACAACGTCTTCTTCTGCGGCCGCGGTGGCACCGGGTATGTTGCCTCGAACGGCAAGACCGGAAACTACATCGACGCCCTGCAGCGCGGAGACTGGCAGCTTCCCTACGGCTCCCCCGCGCTGGTTGTCATCGAAGGCGGTGGAAACGATGCTGCACGTGGGGCAACCGACGCCCAGATCGTGGCCAATGCCGAGCGCCTGATCGCGTCGCTCAAGCAGCGCTACCCTGGATCCAAGTTCGCCATGATCGGCACTTTGGCCCGCGGGGTCACCTACGGCGGCGGGCGCCGGTCACAGGTGGATACACTGCTCAGCACCGTCGCGGCCAAGCACACCATCCCCTTCATCAGCGTTGGAGACTGGCTGACCAGATACAACCTGGCCAAGGAACTGGCGGACGGCGTGCACATGAACAGCGTCGGACACAAGGCACTGGGCACGATTCTGGCCGCACGGCTGAAGGAACTGGGCCTTGAGGCCCCGGCTCAGCCAGCCACATCGGCGCTGCCGGTTGGCTAG
- a CDS encoding dipeptide ABC transporter ATP-binding protein, with the protein MNASVEIHEAGIIAERPLLEIKDLAINFSTSNGEVNAVRNAHLTVMPGETVAIVGESGSGKSTTALAAIGLLPGNGRVAAGQVFFDGEDIAHASEKRMIELRGNSIGMVPQDPMSNLNPVWKIGYQVRETLKANGLPSGPDDVAKVLSEAGLPDAARRAKQYPHEFSGGMRQRALIAIGLSCQPRLLIADEPTSALDVTVQRQILDHLDKMTTELGTAVLLITHDLGLAAERADKVVVMYRGQVVESGPSLELLQNPQHPYTQRLVASAPSLASRRIQVAKELGVESDELLAPTDAVVVEPTQPEAVLQIQNLRKVFKLRSGFGKSTDFTAVDDVSFSVKRGTTTAIVGESGSGKSTVAQMVLNLLQPTSGKIVFDGVDTSTLNNKEIFAFRRRVQPIFQDPYGSLDPMYNIFRTIEEPLRTHKIGDKASREKKVRELLDQVALPQSTMQRYPNELSGGQRQRVAIARALALDPEVIICDEAVSALDVLVQAQVLNLLAELQSRLGLTYLFITHDLAVVRQIADHVCVMEKGKLVETSSTDDVFDAPQMDYTKALLNAIPGARLMLPPEVA; encoded by the coding sequence ATGAACGCCTCTGTCGAAATCCACGAAGCCGGCATCATTGCCGAACGCCCGCTCCTTGAAATCAAGGATCTGGCGATCAATTTCAGCACCAGCAACGGCGAGGTCAACGCCGTCCGGAACGCCCACCTCACGGTGATGCCCGGTGAGACGGTTGCCATCGTCGGCGAGTCTGGTTCGGGCAAGTCGACGACGGCGCTTGCCGCCATCGGCCTGCTTCCAGGAAACGGCCGGGTGGCGGCCGGGCAGGTCTTCTTTGACGGTGAGGACATTGCCCACGCCTCCGAGAAGCGCATGATCGAATTGCGCGGCAACAGCATCGGAATGGTGCCTCAGGACCCGATGTCCAACCTCAACCCTGTCTGGAAGATCGGTTACCAGGTCCGCGAAACACTGAAGGCGAACGGGCTGCCCAGCGGACCCGACGACGTCGCGAAGGTGCTTTCCGAAGCAGGGCTTCCCGATGCGGCGCGGCGCGCGAAGCAGTACCCGCACGAGTTTTCCGGTGGCATGCGTCAGCGTGCCCTGATCGCGATTGGCCTCTCCTGCCAGCCGCGCCTGCTGATCGCCGATGAGCCGACGTCGGCCCTGGACGTGACCGTGCAGCGGCAGATCCTGGACCACCTGGACAAGATGACCACCGAACTCGGGACGGCCGTACTGCTGATTACGCACGATCTCGGCCTCGCCGCCGAACGGGCGGACAAGGTGGTGGTGATGTACCGGGGCCAGGTGGTGGAGTCGGGTCCGTCGCTGGAGCTGCTGCAGAACCCGCAGCACCCGTACACGCAGCGCCTGGTTGCCTCGGCGCCGTCTCTCGCTTCACGCCGCATCCAGGTGGCCAAGGAGCTCGGAGTCGAATCCGATGAGCTGCTTGCCCCCACCGACGCCGTGGTTGTCGAGCCCACCCAGCCTGAGGCTGTGCTCCAGATCCAGAACCTCCGCAAGGTGTTCAAGCTCCGTTCCGGCTTCGGTAAGTCCACCGACTTCACCGCCGTGGACGACGTCTCGTTCAGCGTCAAACGCGGGACGACGACGGCGATTGTGGGGGAGTCGGGTTCCGGCAAGTCCACTGTGGCGCAGATGGTGCTTAACCTCCTGCAGCCGACGTCGGGCAAGATCGTGTTCGACGGCGTGGATACGTCCACGCTCAACAACAAGGAGATCTTCGCGTTCCGCCGCCGCGTGCAGCCGATCTTCCAGGATCCGTACGGTTCCCTCGACCCGATGTACAACATCTTCCGGACTATCGAGGAACCGCTGCGCACCCACAAGATCGGGGACAAGGCAAGCCGCGAGAAGAAAGTCCGCGAGCTTCTGGACCAGGTGGCACTGCCGCAGTCCACCATGCAGCGGTACCCGAATGAATTGTCCGGCGGTCAGCGACAGCGTGTTGCCATTGCCCGTGCACTGGCACTCGATCCGGAAGTGATCATCTGCGACGAGGCGGTCTCCGCCCTCGACGTGCTGGTCCAGGCGCAGGTGCTGAACCTGCTCGCTGAGCTCCAGTCCAGGCTGGGCCTGACCTACCTCTTTATCACGCACGACCTCGCCGTGGTCCGGCAGATTGCCGACCACGTCTGCGTGATGGAAAAGGGCAAGCTGGTTGAAACCAGTTCAACGGATGACGTCTTCGACGCGCCGCAGATGGACTACACGAAGGCACTGCTCAACGCCATTCCGGGGGCGCGGCTCATGCTGCCCCCCGAGGTTGCCTAA
- a CDS encoding ABC transporter permease: MTPENIASSQLTATPAKRHIEHFVADFAETPLQTTDKVKEDQAPLSLWGEAWKNLRRQPLFLISAFLILVVVAVSLFPSLFSGIDPASEACQLANSDAGPAAGHPLGFTQQGCDVYARVIFGTRSSVTVGLFTTIGVLLIGGIMGALAGYYGGWVDSILARINDIFFALPLILGAIVMMQLPVFRANRTAWTLVLILVTFGWPQIARITRGAVIEVRNADFVTAARSLGVSKFGALMRHVMPNSLAPIIVVATISLGTFIVAESTLSFLGIGLPPSVMSWGNDIQAAQASLRSNPMPLLYPAIALSITVLSFIMLGDALRDALDPKARKR, encoded by the coding sequence ATGACGCCTGAGAACATCGCATCATCACAGCTCACTGCCACGCCGGCAAAGCGACACATAGAGCACTTCGTCGCAGACTTTGCAGAAACCCCGCTGCAGACAACCGACAAGGTCAAAGAGGACCAGGCCCCGCTAAGCCTTTGGGGCGAGGCCTGGAAGAACCTGCGCAGGCAGCCGCTCTTCCTGATCTCCGCGTTCCTGATCCTTGTCGTCGTCGCTGTGTCACTTTTTCCCTCGCTCTTTTCCGGTATTGACCCGGCCTCAGAGGCCTGCCAGCTGGCCAATTCCGACGCCGGACCCGCGGCAGGACACCCGCTCGGCTTCACCCAGCAGGGCTGCGACGTGTACGCGCGCGTCATCTTCGGCACCCGCTCCTCGGTGACAGTGGGCCTTTTCACCACCATTGGGGTTCTCCTGATAGGGGGCATCATGGGGGCGCTCGCCGGCTATTACGGGGGGTGGGTGGACTCCATCCTGGCCCGTATCAACGACATCTTCTTCGCACTGCCGCTGATCCTTGGCGCCATTGTGATGATGCAGCTGCCGGTATTCCGGGCCAACCGCACGGCGTGGACGCTCGTGCTGATCCTGGTCACTTTCGGCTGGCCGCAGATCGCCCGCATCACCCGCGGCGCCGTGATCGAAGTCCGCAACGCCGACTTCGTGACCGCTGCCCGGTCGCTCGGTGTTTCCAAGTTCGGGGCACTCATGCGCCACGTGATGCCGAACTCGCTTGCCCCGATCATCGTGGTGGCCACCATTTCGCTCGGCACCTTCATCGTGGCCGAATCCACATTGTCCTTCCTCGGCATCGGCCTCCCGCCGAGCGTCATGTCCTGGGGAAACGACATCCAGGCCGCGCAGGCGTCCTTGCGCTCCAACCCGATGCCGCTGCTCTACCCGGCCATCGCGCTGTCCATCACCGTCCTGAGCTTCATCATGCTGGGCGACGCCCTGCGTGATGCGCTCGATCCCAAAGCGCGCAAGCGATGA
- a CDS encoding ABC transporter permease: MATYILKRFLQLIPVFLGATLLVYFLVFSLPGDPIVALFGDKPVNEAVAAQLRAQYHLDQPFWIQYLLYLKGIFTFDLGQDFSGRPIATVLGEVFPVTARLAVMALIFEAVFGIIFGLIAGLRKGKFFDATVLIASLVVIGIPIFVLGFLLQFTIGVQLGWAKPTVSSAATVQDLILPAIVLGLGSFAYVLRLTRTSVIENMNADYVRTATAKGLSRFRVVRVHILRNSLIPVITFLGADLGALMGGAIVTEGIFNVPGVGNRLYRAVTQGEGPTVVSIVTVLVLIYVVSNLLVDLLYAWLDPRIRYDA; encoded by the coding sequence ATGGCGACTTACATCCTCAAGCGTTTCCTGCAGCTGATCCCGGTTTTCCTGGGCGCTACGCTGCTGGTCTACTTCCTGGTCTTCAGCCTGCCTGGTGACCCCATCGTGGCCCTTTTCGGCGACAAACCTGTCAATGAGGCCGTGGCGGCCCAGCTGCGTGCCCAGTACCACCTGGACCAGCCGTTCTGGATCCAGTACCTGCTCTACCTCAAGGGGATCTTCACCTTCGACCTGGGCCAGGACTTCTCCGGTCGGCCGATCGCCACTGTGCTGGGTGAAGTCTTCCCTGTCACGGCCCGGCTGGCCGTCATGGCGCTGATCTTCGAAGCCGTCTTTGGCATCATCTTCGGCCTGATTGCGGGACTCCGGAAAGGCAAGTTCTTCGACGCAACCGTCCTCATCGCCTCCCTGGTCGTGATCGGCATCCCGATCTTCGTCCTCGGCTTCCTGCTGCAGTTCACCATCGGTGTCCAGCTTGGCTGGGCCAAGCCCACCGTCAGTTCGGCCGCGACCGTCCAGGACCTTATCCTGCCAGCGATCGTCCTCGGTCTGGGCTCGTTCGCCTACGTCCTGCGCCTTACCCGGACCAGCGTCATCGAAAATATGAATGCCGACTATGTTCGCACCGCTACCGCCAAGGGGCTGTCCCGCTTTCGCGTTGTCCGCGTGCACATCCTCCGCAACTCGCTGATCCCGGTGATCACCTTCCTCGGCGCCGATCTGGGCGCCCTGATGGGCGGAGCCATCGTCACCGAGGGAATCTTCAACGTGCCCGGCGTCGGCAACCGGCTCTACCGCGCCGTTACGCAGGGTGAAGGCCCCACCGTGGTCTCGATCGTCACGGTGCTCGTGCTGATCTACGTCGTATCCAACCTGCTTGTAGACCTGCTGTACGCCTGGCTTGACCCAAGGATCCGCTATGACGCCTGA
- a CDS encoding peptide ABC transporter substrate-binding protein — translation MRFSRTSKALGMVAIAALALTGCGAGDGSTTGSGSTGGDTSKVILADGSEPQRPLMPADTNEVGGGKVIDMIFAGLVSYDPSGKPVNELAESIEGKDGQHFTIKIKKDQKFTNGEAITAKSFVDSWNFGAAAKNAQLSGGFFESIAGYDEASAEGSTVETMSGLKVVDDQTFTVELKQPESDWPLRLGYTAFVPVPSGALKDPKGFGEKPVGNGPYKLADGGWQHNVQIQLVPNPDYNGPRKAKNAGVTFKIFQNDDAAYQDLLSNNLDILQTIPTSALKNFKTDLGDRTINKPYAGNQTIAIPEYLPEWSGEAGKLRRQAISMAINREEITKVIFSGARQPAKDFTAPVLDGYSDSITGSENLTFDATKAKEAWAKADAIQKWDSNETFTIAYNADKGGHKAWVEAVVNQLKNTLGIKVEGKPYATFKEARNDATAKTLTGSIRAGWQADYPSLYNFLGPIYKTGAGSNDAKYANPTFDKAISEGLAASSVSEGNKAMNKAQEILLADLPAIPLWYQVAQGGWSDKVTNVDYGWDGVPLYYNITGK, via the coding sequence ATGCGTTTTTCGCGCACTTCCAAAGCACTGGGCATGGTTGCCATCGCGGCCCTGGCCCTGACCGGATGCGGAGCCGGAGACGGCTCCACCACCGGTAGCGGCAGTACCGGTGGCGACACCAGCAAAGTAATCCTGGCCGACGGCTCCGAGCCCCAGCGTCCCCTCATGCCGGCCGACACCAACGAGGTCGGCGGCGGCAAGGTCATCGACATGATCTTCGCCGGCCTTGTCAGCTATGACCCCAGCGGCAAGCCCGTCAACGAACTGGCCGAGTCCATTGAAGGCAAAGACGGCCAGCACTTCACCATCAAGATCAAGAAGGACCAGAAGTTCACGAACGGCGAGGCCATCACGGCCAAGTCATTCGTCGATTCCTGGAACTTCGGGGCTGCTGCCAAGAATGCCCAGTTGAGCGGGGGCTTCTTTGAAAGCATTGCCGGCTACGACGAGGCCAGTGCAGAAGGCTCCACCGTGGAGACCATGTCCGGCCTCAAGGTCGTTGACGACCAGACGTTCACGGTTGAACTGAAGCAGCCCGAATCCGACTGGCCGCTTCGACTCGGCTACACCGCCTTCGTTCCGGTTCCCTCCGGCGCGCTGAAGGACCCGAAGGGTTTCGGCGAGAAGCCGGTCGGCAACGGCCCGTACAAGCTGGCGGACGGCGGTTGGCAGCACAACGTGCAGATCCAGCTCGTGCCGAACCCGGACTACAACGGCCCGCGCAAGGCCAAGAACGCCGGCGTGACCTTCAAGATCTTCCAGAACGACGACGCCGCGTACCAGGACCTGCTGTCCAACAATCTGGACATCCTGCAGACTATCCCCACCAGCGCCTTGAAGAACTTCAAGACCGACCTGGGTGACCGCACCATCAACAAGCCGTACGCCGGCAACCAGACCATTGCCATCCCGGAATACCTGCCGGAATGGAGCGGTGAGGCAGGCAAGCTTCGTCGCCAGGCCATCTCCATGGCCATCAACCGGGAAGAGATCACCAAGGTGATCTTCAGCGGTGCACGCCAGCCCGCCAAGGACTTCACTGCTCCCGTCCTTGACGGCTACAGCGACTCGATCACGGGTTCCGAGAACCTGACGTTCGACGCCACGAAGGCAAAAGAAGCCTGGGCCAAGGCCGACGCCATCCAGAAGTGGGACTCCAACGAGACCTTCACTATTGCCTACAACGCCGACAAGGGCGGACACAAGGCCTGGGTCGAAGCCGTAGTGAACCAGCTCAAGAACACGCTCGGCATCAAGGTTGAGGGCAAGCCGTACGCCACCTTCAAGGAAGCCCGCAACGACGCCACCGCCAAGACGCTGACCGGCTCCATCCGCGCCGGCTGGCAGGCGGATTACCCGTCGCTGTACAACTTCCTCGGACCGATCTACAAGACCGGTGCAGGCTCTAACGACGCCAAGTACGCCAACCCGACGTTCGACAAGGCCATCTCTGAAGGACTGGCCGCTTCCTCCGTCAGCGAAGGCAACAAGGCCATGAACAAGGCCCAGGAAATCCTCCTGGCCGACCTTCCGGCCATCCCCCTGTGGTACCAGGTTGCACAGGGCGGCTGGAGCGACAAGGTCACCAACGTTGACTACGGCTGGGACGGCGTCCCGCTGTACTACAACATCACTGGCAAGTAA
- a CDS encoding ABC transporter ATP-binding protein, with the protein MTDNITPNQDTAPAQDPAKGAVVLEVRDLSVDFGVDKKWVPAAIGLNYEVRAGEVLAIVGESGSGKSASSMALLGLLPSNSRVSGSVRLSGKELLGANAANIREVRGKDVAVIFQEPMTALNPVYTVGAQIVETVRLHNEVSPEQAKERALRMLELVELPDPEKAFRSYPHQLSGGQRQRAMIAQSLSCDPKLLIADEPTTALDVTVQAEILDLMRNLRNKLDSAIVLITHDMGVVADLADRIAVMRQGLIVETGTAEQIFRNPRHEYTQALLAAVPHLGQGGAEPGEGVDVTAALAAATHAELESVDHAELVRRERENAAALAAAAAAERPQGEPVLELTDVAIEYPKQGRVPAFRAVEGASLVIYPGQVVGLVGESGSGKTTIGRAAVGLLPVAAGTMRVVGQDISAAKKNGKQLHQVRRHIGMVFQDPSSSLNPRLPIGESIGEPMFLAGEAKGSGLQKRIEALLDQVELPRSYRNRYPHELSGGQKQRVGIARALSLKPKLMVADEPTSALDVSVQAKVLELFQNLQKDLGFACLFVTHDLAVVDVLADRICVMQRGRIVEQGTRDQILRNPQEPYTQRLLAAVPLPDPEKQRERRELRAQLLASGVE; encoded by the coding sequence ATGACTGACAACATCACCCCGAACCAGGACACCGCCCCGGCTCAGGATCCCGCCAAAGGCGCAGTTGTCCTTGAGGTCCGCGATCTCAGCGTCGACTTCGGCGTGGACAAGAAGTGGGTGCCCGCGGCCATCGGCCTGAACTACGAGGTCAGGGCAGGCGAAGTCCTGGCCATCGTGGGGGAGTCCGGTTCCGGCAAGAGCGCCAGTTCCATGGCCCTCCTGGGCCTCCTGCCCAGCAACAGCCGGGTGTCCGGCAGCGTCCGGCTCTCCGGTAAGGAACTGCTCGGAGCCAACGCAGCCAACATACGCGAGGTCCGCGGCAAGGATGTCGCCGTGATCTTCCAGGAGCCGATGACCGCCCTCAACCCCGTGTACACCGTGGGGGCGCAGATCGTGGAGACGGTGCGGCTCCACAACGAAGTTTCACCTGAGCAGGCCAAGGAGCGTGCCCTGCGGATGCTGGAACTGGTGGAGCTCCCGGATCCGGAGAAGGCCTTCAGGTCCTACCCGCACCAGCTGTCCGGCGGCCAGCGGCAACGGGCCATGATCGCGCAGTCACTGTCCTGCGACCCCAAACTCCTGATTGCCGACGAGCCCACCACGGCCCTGGACGTGACGGTCCAGGCCGAAATCCTTGACCTCATGCGCAACCTGCGGAACAAGCTGGACAGCGCCATTGTGCTGATTACCCATGACATGGGGGTGGTGGCGGACCTTGCCGACCGGATCGCCGTGATGCGGCAGGGGCTGATTGTTGAGACCGGAACGGCCGAGCAGATCTTCCGCAACCCCCGGCATGAGTACACCCAGGCACTGCTGGCGGCCGTGCCGCACCTCGGCCAAGGAGGTGCGGAGCCGGGCGAAGGGGTGGACGTCACTGCCGCACTGGCTGCCGCGACCCATGCCGAACTGGAATCGGTGGACCACGCCGAACTGGTCAGGCGCGAACGCGAGAACGCTGCGGCGCTTGCTGCTGCTGCGGCCGCCGAACGGCCCCAGGGCGAGCCGGTCCTTGAACTGACCGATGTGGCGATCGAGTACCCCAAGCAGGGCCGTGTGCCCGCCTTCAGGGCCGTCGAAGGCGCAAGCCTCGTGATCTACCCGGGCCAGGTGGTCGGGCTGGTCGGCGAATCAGGTTCGGGCAAGACCACCATCGGGCGGGCGGCCGTGGGGCTGCTTCCGGTCGCCGCCGGCACCATGCGGGTGGTGGGCCAGGACATTTCCGCCGCCAAGAAAAACGGCAAACAGCTGCACCAGGTCCGGCGGCACATCGGGATGGTGTTCCAGGACCCGTCGTCGTCGCTGAACCCGCGTCTTCCGATCGGCGAGAGCATCGGCGAACCGATGTTCCTAGCCGGGGAAGCCAAGGGAAGCGGGCTGCAGAAGCGGATCGAGGCACTGCTTGACCAGGTTGAGCTGCCGAGGAGTTATCGCAACCGGTACCCGCATGAACTGTCCGGCGGGCAAAAGCAGCGCGTGGGCATTGCCCGGGCGCTTTCGCTCAAGCCGAAGCTGATGGTGGCGGATGAGCCGACGTCGGCTCTTGACGTCTCTGTGCAGGCCAAAGTGCTTGAACTGTTCCAAAACCTCCAAAAGGACCTCGGCTTCGCCTGCCTGTTCGTGACCCACGACCTGGCAGTGGTCGACGTATTGGCCGACCGGATCTGTGTGATGCAGCGGGGCAGGATCGTCGAGCAGGGCACCCGGGACCAGATCCTGCGCAATCCGCAGGAGCCCTACACCCAGCGGCTGCTCGCCGCGGTGCCCCTTCCGGACCCCGAAAAACAGCGTGAGCGGAGGGAGTTGCGGGCACAGCTGCTGGCGAGTGGAGTGGAGTAG